One Methanobacterium sp. genomic region harbors:
- a CDS encoding RNA ligase partner protein — MPAKQRFVLDTTAFTDTQLRDEIGEGDLATTVDILIDLIAKSRIKLNMSCHMPPITYKEFINYMTRYECPEDILVKTETWIVKKSPNRYDTKIPSEIFYEYVHDMRERMNKGMKISENAIWETAVESMVRLGRGQEKSDIEFEVLGNAIKDFRKKYRAALRKGTLDSAPDLDCLLLAKELGAGVVAADEGIKVWAERLGLRFLSAKSFPKMMREYLKYYE; from the coding sequence ATGCCTGCAAAACAGAGGTTTGTGTTGGATACAACTGCATTTACAGATACACAGCTTAGAGATGAAATTGGAGAAGGAGACCTGGCCACTACTGTGGATATTTTAATAGATTTAATTGCTAAATCAAGGATAAAACTTAACATGAGCTGTCACATGCCTCCTATTACTTATAAAGAATTTATAAATTATATGACTAGGTACGAATGCCCTGAAGATATACTGGTAAAAACAGAGACATGGATTGTAAAAAAAAGCCCAAATAGATATGATACTAAAATACCTTCTGAAATATTCTATGAGTATGTTCATGACATGAGGGAAAGGATGAACAAAGGTATGAAAATATCAGAAAATGCCATATGGGAAACTGCCGTAGAATCTATGGTTAGATTAGGACGAGGGCAGGAAAAATCAGACATTGAATTTGAAGTTCTTGGAAATGCTATAAAAGACTTTAGAAAAAAATACAGGGCTGCATTAAGAAAAGGTACTCTTGACAGTGCCCCTGATCTTGATTGTCTGCTTCTTGCTAAGGAGTTAGGGGCAGGAGTTGTGGCAGCCGATGAAGGTATAAAAGTCTGGGCTGAAAGGCTTGGGCTGAGATTTTTAAGCGCAAAATCATTCCCTAAAATGATGAGGGAGTATTTGAAGTACTATGAATGA
- the aroE gene encoding shikimate dehydrogenase, with protein MITGKTNVVGVIGDPVEHSLSPPMHNAAFKHLKMDYVYVPYHVKKGMLSDAIAGSKSLNIKGLNVTIPHKTNVIKYLDELDKSAELIGAVNTIKFDGNHAKGYNTDGIGAVKAIEEVNSVKNKKVIILGAGGAARAISFQIIMDGAESIVIANRTAANAEQLQRDLVEKLNANVKSIDLGEKLEIELSNADILINTTPIGMYPNVDQEPLVKAELMHENLVVKDCVYNPLQTGLIKEAEKCNAKVVSGLKMLIYQGMEAFRIWTGVTPPLEIFERSLKGQFE; from the coding sequence ATGATAACCGGTAAAACAAATGTCGTAGGGGTAATAGGCGATCCCGTGGAGCACAGCTTATCTCCACCAATGCATAATGCTGCTTTTAAACATTTAAAGATGGATTACGTTTATGTGCCGTATCATGTGAAAAAAGGCATGCTCAGTGATGCAATAGCAGGTTCGAAATCACTGAATATAAAAGGGTTGAACGTTACAATTCCGCATAAAACTAATGTAATCAAATATCTCGATGAACTTGATAAGTCTGCAGAGCTCATTGGAGCAGTTAACACCATTAAATTCGATGGAAACCATGCAAAAGGATACAATACAGATGGAATAGGTGCCGTAAAAGCTATTGAAGAAGTGAACAGCGTAAAAAATAAAAAAGTTATCATATTAGGGGCAGGCGGCGCAGCCCGTGCAATCTCATTCCAGATAATTATGGACGGGGCAGAGTCCATTGTAATTGCAAATAGAACAGCTGCAAATGCAGAGCAGCTCCAGAGAGATCTGGTTGAAAAACTGAATGCAAATGTTAAGAGTATAGATCTTGGTGAAAAACTCGAAATTGAACTTTCAAATGCCGATATTTTGATAAACACAACTCCAATTGGAATGTATCCAAATGTAGATCAGGAACCGCTGGTTAAGGCTGAATTGATGCATGAAAATTTAGTTGTTAAAGACTGTGTTTATAACCCATTACAAACAGGACTAATCAAAGAAGCTGAAAAATGTAATGCTAAAGTAGTATCCGGGCTTAAAATGCTTATTTATCAAGGTATGGAAGCATTCAGAATATGGACTGGTGTGACTCCACCTTTAGAAATTTTTGAACGCTCCTTAAAAGGCCAGTTTGAATAA
- a CDS encoding TatD family hydrolase: MENITITDNHIHVDPHNGEGPIEVAKKFQRAGGNVMIIPNKPTWTVGKLCSFEEAMELVIKCVDKINTDTDVKAFAVVGAHPAELSKRVENGMELEMAEKMMMGTLEDAQKLVLEGKAIGIGEVGRPHYEVPPEELEAHNRIISYAMELASDADCAVQLHTEDTGPKQFLEFARMADKAGLDRHKVMKHFSGPMVSVDENHGLTPSLIATRTVVTEGLKKGTNFLMETDYMDMLSRPGAVLGPKTVPRRTKELLRNGTLTEEDAHKIHVENVEKVYGIDLE, from the coding sequence ATGGAAAACATCACTATAACAGACAACCATATCCATGTGGATCCACATAATGGTGAAGGTCCCATTGAGGTTGCAAAAAAATTCCAGAGGGCTGGCGGAAATGTGATGATCATCCCCAACAAACCAACATGGACAGTCGGAAAATTGTGCAGCTTTGAGGAAGCAATGGAACTTGTTATCAAATGTGTGGATAAAATAAATACAGATACCGATGTGAAGGCATTTGCAGTGGTTGGTGCCCACCCTGCAGAACTCTCAAAACGTGTGGAAAATGGTATGGAACTTGAAATGGCAGAAAAAATGATGATGGGCACGCTGGAAGATGCGCAAAAACTTGTACTTGAAGGAAAAGCTATTGGAATTGGCGAAGTCGGCAGGCCGCATTACGAGGTTCCCCCTGAAGAGCTTGAAGCCCACAACAGGATCATTTCATACGCCATGGAACTTGCATCAGATGCAGACTGTGCTGTACAGCTCCACACAGAAGATACGGGACCGAAACAATTTTTAGAATTTGCTAGAATGGCAGATAAAGCAGGTTTAGATAGACATAAAGTTATGAAACATTTTTCAGGACCTATGGTTAGTGTTGATGAAAATCACGGCTTGACACCTTCTCTTATTGCAACAAGAACCGTTGTAACTGAAGGGCTTAAAAAAGGAACTAATTTTTTAATGGAAACCGATTATATGGACATGCTCTCGAGACCTGGCGCAGTTTTAGGTCCAAAAACAGTTCCAAGGCGAACAAAAGAGCTCTTAAGAAATGGGACTTTAACTGAAGAAGACGCCCATAAAATCCATGTGGAAAATGTAGAAAAAGTTTATGGAATTGATTTAGAATAA
- a CDS encoding TIGR00267 family protein — translation MNIRELIEEYFKMSRYVALGTLDGILAVMAVTLAASSVGAASGNPLSNYAVCLTGLSTGIALALSNAFGSFIGERAEEARTLRELEEKMMLNEGDLDETIIHKQAKRRVYLSMFTHGFSSFIGSFVPILPFLLIPARLTATLTTLVLCFTALFILGVYLGKVSRENILKAGIEVLIIGIVIGTISILIGEG, via the coding sequence ATGAACATACGAGAATTAATTGAAGAATATTTTAAAATGAGCCGATATGTCGCTTTAGGTACTTTAGACGGAATTCTTGCAGTTATGGCAGTAACATTAGCTGCAAGTAGTGTGGGAGCAGCCAGTGGGAACCCCCTTTCTAATTATGCAGTATGTCTTACTGGATTAAGTACGGGGATTGCATTAGCTCTCTCAAATGCGTTTGGTTCTTTTATAGGTGAACGGGCAGAAGAAGCAAGGACACTGCGTGAACTCGAAGAAAAAATGATGCTGAATGAAGGTGATCTTGATGAGACCATTATACACAAGCAGGCTAAACGAAGAGTTTATTTGAGCATGTTTACCCATGGGTTTTCAAGTTTTATAGGTTCATTTGTCCCCATACTTCCTTTCCTTCTAATTCCAGCCAGGTTAACAGCTACTTTAACTACATTGGTCCTCTGTTTTACGGCATTATTTATATTGGGTGTATACCTTGGAAAAGTATCTCGAGAAAACATTTTAAAGGCAGGTATTGAAGTTTTAATAATTGGGATTGTAATCGGTACAATATCTATTCTGATTGGTGAAGGCTGA
- a CDS encoding DUF86 domain-containing protein → MTSNIFLDHILQSIELIEDYTKDITKEDFLNTNFVQEAVIRRIKIIGESVKNMPQDFKDKYSEIPWETIANVRDVLENEDCDLDVVWETVKSEIPVLKTEILKINEVKITY, encoded by the coding sequence ATGACTTCAAATATATTTCTAGACCATATTTTACAATCTATCGAGCTCATCGAAGATTATACAAAGGACATAACTAAAGAAGACTTTTTAAATACTAATTTTGTTCAAGAAGCAGTAATCAGGAGAATTAAAATCATCGGAGAGTCGGTTAAAAACATGCCACAGGATTTTAAAGATAAATATTCTGAGATCCCATGGGAAACTATTGCAAATGTTAGAGATGTCCTTGAAAATGAAGACTGTGATCTTGATGTGGTTTGGGAAACTGTAAAAAGTGAAATTCCCGTCCTCAAAACAGAAATTTTAAAAATAAATGAAGTTAAAATAACTTATTAA
- the hmgA gene encoding hydroxymethylglutaryl-CoA reductase (NADPH) — MNEREIIDKLKTGEIKLREIEKYTDNVDQAVAIRRKFVEEVSNSKIEHLSNYSIDMESASKKNIEQPIGAVQIPVGIAGPLKINGDYAQGEFYVPLATSEGALIASINRGCSTITEAGGVTTKIISDKMTRAPVIKAKSVTDALEIKAWIENNFKELKKAAEVTTRHGMLIKIDPILVVGRYVYPRFVFTTGDSMGMNMVTIATEAALSLLSHKTGAHVIASSGNVCVDKKPSSINMVEGRGKSLVAEIIVPKEIVEKKLKSTSEAIVEVNTSKNLIGSAISGSMGFNAQYANMIGAIFLATGQDEAHIVEGSLGITTASREENGDLYFSVTLPDVPIATVGGGTSIGTARECLEIMGVYGNEKVHKFAEIIAGTVLAGELSLMAALAAGHLARAHKELGRA; from the coding sequence ATAAATGAAAGAGAAATTATAGATAAACTTAAAACTGGGGAAATTAAACTTCGTGAAATTGAAAAATACACTGATAATGTTGATCAAGCAGTGGCAATCAGGCGTAAATTCGTAGAAGAAGTAAGCAATTCTAAAATTGAACATTTATCAAATTATTCAATCGATATGGAAAGTGCATCTAAAAAGAACATTGAACAGCCAATAGGTGCAGTTCAGATACCTGTTGGGATTGCAGGCCCTCTTAAGATTAATGGAGATTATGCCCAGGGAGAATTTTACGTACCCCTTGCAACATCTGAAGGAGCTCTTATAGCATCTATAAACAGGGGATGTTCTACTATAACCGAAGCAGGCGGGGTTACAACCAAAATAATCAGTGATAAAATGACAAGGGCACCAGTTATAAAAGCCAAATCTGTAACTGATGCGCTTGAAATTAAAGCATGGATTGAAAATAACTTTAAAGAGCTCAAAAAAGCGGCAGAAGTAACCACAAGACATGGAATGCTTATAAAAATTGACCCGATACTTGTAGTAGGCAGGTATGTTTACCCTAGATTTGTATTTACAACAGGGGACAGTATGGGTATGAATATGGTTACAATAGCTACTGAAGCGGCTTTAAGCCTTTTATCGCATAAAACAGGAGCCCATGTAATCGCATCAAGTGGAAATGTATGTGTGGATAAAAAACCATCTTCTATAAACATGGTAGAGGGAAGAGGTAAAAGCCTTGTTGCAGAGATCATCGTTCCAAAGGAAATAGTTGAGAAAAAGCTTAAATCAACATCTGAAGCCATTGTTGAAGTTAACACATCTAAAAACCTGATTGGATCTGCAATTTCTGGAAGTATGGGATTTAACGCCCAGTATGCAAACATGATCGGCGCTATATTTTTAGCCACAGGACAGGACGAAGCCCACATAGTTGAGGGAAGCCTTGGAATAACAACTGCATCCAGAGAGGAAAATGGGGACCTTTACTTCTCAGTTACACTTCCAGACGTTCCGATTGCAACCGTTGGTGGGGGTACAAGTATTGGCACAGCCCGTGAATGCCTCGAAATTATGGGTGTCTATGGAAATGAAAAGGTCCATAAGTTTGCCGAAATCATTGCAGGGACTGTACTTGCAGGTGAGCTTTCACTGATGGCTGCTTTGGCTGCAGGACATCTTGCAAGAGCTCATAAAGAGTTAGGAAGAGCTTAA
- the sucD gene encoding succinate--CoA ligase subunit alpha: protein MIILDENTRCIVQGATGKQGSFHTEQMIAYNTNIVAGTSPGKGGQKLGPVNIYNSVEEAKEENPDINASIIFIPAPFAKDAAFEAISQLDIVTIITEHIPVHDTMEIVEYAKRNDTIVIGPNTPGVITPGVGKLGIMPTHIFNKGNIGIVSRSGTLTYEVANQITNAGMGQSTCLGIGGDPVVGMDFADVLQRFEDDDDTDAMVMIGEIGGNAEENAAKFISKNISKPVVAYIAGVTAPPGKRMGHAGAIIEGESGTAKSKIAALEEAGVTVASAPSEIVKVIKNALK, encoded by the coding sequence ATGATAATTCTTGATGAAAATACCCGCTGTATTGTGCAGGGGGCTACAGGAAAGCAGGGGTCTTTCCACACTGAACAGATGATTGCTTACAATACAAATATTGTGGCAGGTACCTCTCCTGGAAAGGGAGGCCAAAAATTAGGGCCTGTAAATATTTATAATTCAGTAGAAGAGGCTAAAGAAGAAAATCCAGATATAAATGCATCAATTATTTTTATTCCGGCACCATTTGCCAAGGACGCGGCATTTGAAGCTATTTCACAGCTGGATATTGTAACTATAATTACTGAACATATTCCTGTGCATGACACAATGGAAATTGTAGAATATGCAAAAAGGAATGATACCATTGTAATAGGTCCTAATACTCCGGGAGTCATAACTCCTGGTGTTGGAAAGCTTGGAATAATGCCTACACATATTTTTAATAAAGGAAACATTGGAATAGTTTCAAGAAGTGGTACATTAACCTATGAAGTTGCAAATCAGATAACCAATGCAGGAATGGGCCAAAGCACATGTTTAGGTATAGGGGGAGACCCTGTTGTTGGTATGGACTTTGCAGATGTGCTTCAAAGGTTTGAAGACGACGACGACACCGACGCGATGGTGATGATTGGTGAAATTGGAGGAAATGCTGAAGAAAACGCGGCGAAGTTCATAAGTAAAAATATTTCAAAACCAGTCGTGGCTTATATTGCAGGAGTTACTGCACCTCCAGGTAAAAGAATGGGGCATGCAGGTGCAATTATTGAAGGGGAAAGCGGAACTGCAAAAAGTAAAATAGCCGCACTTGAAGAGGCGGGTGTAACTGTAGCTTCAGCGCCTTCTGAAATTGTAAAAGTTATAAAAAATGCATTAAAATAA
- the aroD gene encoding type I 3-dehydroquinate dehydratase: MFQKTMICVPIIEKSPELALQSAEKAIDLGADILELRIDVLEDPDPDRVQQLIQDMDYPTIATNRVQSEGGFFKGSEEERTSLLIKAAKYADIIDIELQTDEEMRDEVVKAAKYTIISYHDFQKTPSFEELLNVVNAEKEIGNIAKFAVMPKEYKDTLTVLNVLSEVPNTIGIAMGNLGKYTRIVAPIFGSPITFASIDKGSAPGQLDINTTKDILRKLMVID; this comes from the coding sequence ATGTTTCAAAAAACAATGATTTGTGTCCCCATAATTGAAAAAAGTCCAGAACTTGCCCTTCAATCTGCAGAAAAAGCTATTGATCTAGGTGCAGATATACTGGAACTTAGAATAGATGTACTTGAGGATCCAGATCCTGACAGGGTTCAACAGCTTATCCAAGATATGGACTACCCAACCATTGCAACAAACAGAGTACAAAGTGAAGGCGGATTTTTTAAAGGATCTGAAGAGGAAAGAACCTCACTCCTAATAAAGGCTGCAAAATATGCAGATATAATAGATATAGAACTGCAAACAGATGAAGAAATGCGGGACGAAGTTGTAAAAGCAGCAAAATACACCATAATATCTTATCACGACTTCCAAAAGACCCCTTCATTTGAAGAACTTTTGAATGTGGTTAATGCAGAAAAAGAAATAGGGAACATAGCAAAATTTGCTGTAATGCCCAAAGAATATAAAGACACTTTAACTGTTCTTAACGTGCTTTCGGAAGTTCCAAATACCATAGGAATTGCTATGGGCAATCTCGGTAAATATACGAGAATAGTGGCGCCTATCTTTGGGTCTCCAATTACCTTTGCATCAATTGATAAAGGATCAGCACCAGGACAGCTTGATATTAATACTACAAAAGATATTTTAAGGAAATTGATGGTGATAGATTGA
- a CDS encoding S24/S26 family peptidase, whose amino-acid sequence MKVRSWFVIGIIILGVMATSACIAPSNNIGITIDTNGTNVTVKSTTFLSNPPSQMMSEMEQQALTDIESSNSTVESVKSDMQSVAKKYNYTVNVTIKSQFGTDQLPMPAQVSGTSMVPTLQDGQSIVVLKTKDFKVNDIVVAVHPDYGLIVKRVGQISGDQVYLISDNKNIETTTVKLSNGAVETITKTPYKGWLPKKNVIGVVKEY is encoded by the coding sequence TTGAAAGTAAGGTCATGGTTTGTTATAGGAATAATTATATTAGGAGTTATGGCTACTTCAGCCTGTATTGCTCCTTCAAATAATATTGGAATAACTATTGATACGAATGGTACAAATGTAACCGTTAAATCAACCACATTTTTAAGTAATCCACCATCACAGATGATGTCTGAGATGGAGCAACAGGCTTTAACTGACATAGAAAGCTCTAACAGTACAGTTGAAAGCGTGAAAAGTGATATGCAATCTGTAGCTAAAAAATATAATTATACAGTTAATGTTACCATAAAATCCCAGTTTGGAACTGATCAGCTCCCCATGCCTGCTCAAGTGAGTGGAACTTCTATGGTTCCAACTTTACAGGATGGACAAAGCATAGTCGTCCTTAAAACAAAAGATTTTAAAGTCAACGATATTGTAGTAGCCGTCCATCCAGATTATGGTTTAATAGTAAAAAGAGTGGGCCAGATTAGTGGAGATCAGGTTTACTTAATAAGTGACAATAAAAATATAGAAACCACTACTGTAAAACTGAGTAACGGAGCAGTTGAAACCATTACAAAAACTCCATATAAAGGATGGCTTCCAAAAAAGAACGTTATTGGAGTCGTAAAAGAATATTAA
- a CDS encoding YwbE family protein — protein MNGQNRRDISPGMEVYIVLKKDQRSGKKTRGIVKDILTNSSFHPHGIKVRLQDGQVGRVQEIIKK, from the coding sequence ATGAATGGACAAAATAGAAGGGATATATCTCCAGGTATGGAGGTTTATATAGTTTTAAAAAAAGATCAACGCTCAGGGAAAAAGACTAGAGGTATAGTTAAAGATATACTCACAAATTCATCATTTCATCCACATGGCATAAAGGTGAGGCTGCAGGACGGCCAGGTTGGAAGAGTACAGGAAATTATCAAAAAATAG
- a CDS encoding tocopherol cyclase family protein has protein sequence MANLWKPEIFQGRGKKRDYFEGWYFKSIDKEEKTAYSIIPGISLSRDPKKSHAFVMFLDAKNHKMYYFTYKKSEFWADKSQFEIKIHKNIFSLKNIHLDIDDGENKIKADLNFSNIIPWPVRLLSPGVMGWYAFVPKMECYHGVLSFDHCIQGYVDINDNKISFNGGKGYIEKDWGTSMPSSWIWMQTNHFENDGISLFGSVAKIPWLRNYFTGYIFGLLYNGKIHRFTKYNGTKVSKLIVNDDIIEIKLENKEEILEINAKRTEGVDLPAPSLGEMTSRVNESLNSKIHVKFYIKKERDIIFSGTGRNAGLEFVGNINELLSGFVND, from the coding sequence ATGGCCAATCTGTGGAAACCGGAAATATTTCAGGGAAGAGGTAAAAAAAGGGATTATTTTGAAGGATGGTATTTCAAGTCAATAGACAAAGAAGAAAAAACTGCATATTCGATAATACCTGGAATTTCCCTTTCAAGGGATCCTAAAAAATCCCATGCTTTTGTAATGTTTTTAGATGCAAAAAACCATAAAATGTACTATTTTACTTATAAAAAAAGTGAGTTCTGGGCAGATAAATCCCAATTTGAAATAAAAATCCATAAAAACATTTTCAGCCTTAAAAATATTCATCTGGATATTGATGATGGAGAAAATAAAATCAAGGCCGACCTTAATTTTAGTAATATAATTCCATGGCCGGTTAGACTATTATCTCCAGGAGTTATGGGTTGGTATGCATTTGTACCTAAAATGGAGTGTTATCATGGAGTTTTAAGTTTTGATCACTGTATTCAAGGATATGTAGATATAAATGATAATAAAATATCTTTTAATGGAGGTAAAGGGTACATTGAAAAAGATTGGGGAACTTCTATGCCTTCTTCATGGATATGGATGCAGACAAATCACTTTGAAAATGATGGAATATCTTTATTTGGTTCTGTAGCTAAAATTCCATGGCTTAGAAATTATTTTACAGGATACATATTTGGATTACTGTATAATGGTAAAATTCACAGGTTTACAAAATATAACGGGACTAAAGTTTCTAAATTAATAGTTAATGATGATATAATTGAAATTAAACTGGAAAATAAAGAAGAAATATTGGAAATAAATGCCAAAAGAACGGAAGGAGTTGATCTTCCAGCACCATCCCTTGGAGAAATGACATCAAGGGTAAACGAGTCTTTAAATTCTAAGATTCATGTTAAATTCTACATAAAAAAAGAAAGAGATATTATATTCTCTGGAACTGGTAGAAATGCAGGCTTGGAGTTTGTAGGCAATATAAATGAGCTGTTAAGTGGATTTGTGAATGACTAA
- a CDS encoding M48 family metalloprotease — MKVPNTWKLNLRLILATALLFALVYVIIALIGTYFGYGRPLTFGIFVLLWTFIQYMIGPKMVEITMGVRYVSEAEAPKLHQMVEDLAARANIPKPRIGISETNIPNAFAFGKSKKDGRICVTSGILKLLNENELKAVLGHEMSHINHRDMVVMTLISVVPLICYWIYISTLFSDGGRDNGTAIIGIGALIAYFLGNLIVLFVSRVREYYADAGSVELGNQPNYLASALYKLVYGSAMISKEDLKQVEGVKAFFANDISDARNEIDDLRSMDLDKDGTISESELAQIKYTKTRVKTADKIMEIFSTHPNMVKRIKRLSELS; from the coding sequence ATGAAAGTCCCAAATACATGGAAATTGAATCTCAGATTAATTCTTGCAACAGCGCTGCTTTTTGCACTGGTTTACGTGATAATAGCTTTAATAGGCACTTACTTTGGATATGGGAGGCCTTTAACCTTTGGAATTTTTGTATTGCTCTGGACTTTTATTCAGTACATGATCGGTCCAAAGATGGTAGAGATTACCATGGGTGTGAGATACGTATCAGAAGCAGAAGCCCCAAAACTTCATCAAATGGTAGAAGATTTAGCAGCTAGGGCAAATATCCCTAAACCTCGAATTGGAATTTCTGAAACTAACATACCAAACGCATTTGCATTTGGAAAAAGCAAAAAAGATGGCCGCATATGTGTCACAAGTGGAATTCTCAAATTATTAAATGAAAATGAATTAAAAGCAGTTTTAGGCCATGAAATGTCCCATATAAATCACAGGGATATGGTGGTCATGACTTTAATCAGTGTTGTGCCCCTTATCTGTTACTGGATATACATCAGCACATTATTTTCAGATGGAGGTAGGGACAACGGCACTGCCATAATTGGAATTGGGGCTTTAATTGCGTATTTCCTTGGAAATCTTATAGTATTATTTGTATCTCGTGTTCGAGAGTATTATGCCGATGCAGGAAGTGTTGAACTGGGAAACCAGCCAAATTACCTTGCAAGTGCTCTTTACAAGTTAGTTTATGGATCTGCAATGATCAGCAAAGAGGACTTGAAACAGGTGGAAGGTGTAAAAGCATTTTTTGCAAATGACATTTCAGATGCAAGGAACGAGATAGATGACCTAAGGTCAATGGACCTGGACAAAGATGGTACCATAAGTGAAAGCGAACTTGCACAGATTAAATACACCAAAACAAGGGTAAAAACAGCTGATAAAATAATGGAAATATTTTCAACACATCCAAACATGGTAAAAAGGATTAAGAGATTATCCGAATTAAGTTAA
- a CDS encoding DUF3147 domain-containing protein, translated as MIGEIIKYAVYFILGGSIVTIATYFGSEKQGLLAAFFAMFPFATVFTLFTIYYAAGLDAVSSYTTGLLILTPVWILYLICVLYLLPKYGFWVSIGLGVAIYLAIALFIVLRS; from the coding sequence ATGATTGGAGAAATTATAAAATATGCTGTCTATTTTATTTTGGGAGGATCCATTGTCACAATTGCCACTTACTTTGGAAGTGAAAAACAGGGTTTACTGGCGGCATTTTTTGCAATGTTTCCATTTGCAACGGTTTTTACTTTGTTTACAATATATTATGCGGCTGGTTTGGATGCAGTGTCTTCATATACAACGGGACTTCTTATTCTTACTCCTGTATGGATTTTATATTTAATTTGTGTCCTTTATTTGCTTCCAAAATATGGTTTTTGGGTTTCTATTGGCCTTGGAGTAGCTATTTACCTTGCAATTGCGCTATTTATTGTTTTAAGGTCTTAA
- a CDS encoding DedA family protein, translating into MIGIVEFISQTTIDLIHYSGYGGVFAAMTLESICIPIPSEIIMPFAGFEVFKGDMTLWGITVVGALGNLAGSIIAYFIGLKGGRPLLEKYGKYVFISYKSLDRADHWFEKYGPEAVFISRFLPGIRTFISLPAGIAEMDIKKFSIYTFAGSLPWAFALGYMGVMLGPKWDTIKSYFHIMDVIVVMGVIAGIIYLVYKYKARNQI; encoded by the coding sequence ATGATTGGTATAGTCGAATTTATCAGTCAGACAACCATCGATCTTATACATTATTCTGGATATGGTGGCGTATTTGCAGCAATGACTCTTGAGAGTATATGCATTCCCATTCCAAGTGAAATTATAATGCCTTTTGCAGGGTTTGAAGTATTTAAGGGTGATATGACTCTGTGGGGAATAACTGTTGTAGGTGCTTTAGGTAATTTAGCTGGATCCATAATCGCATATTTTATAGGTTTAAAAGGTGGAAGGCCTTTACTGGAGAAATATGGTAAGTATGTTTTCATAAGCTACAAATCACTTGACCGAGCTGATCACTGGTTTGAAAAATATGGTCCTGAGGCGGTCTTTATAAGCAGATTTTTGCCAGGTATACGTACATTTATCTCTTTACCTGCAGGAATAGCTGAAATGGACATTAAAAAATTTTCAATTTACACTTTTGCTGGTTCATTACCTTGGGCTTTTGCACTTGGTTATATGGGAGTTATGCTTGGCCCGAAGTGGGATACAATTAAAAGTTATTTTCATATAATGGATGTAATCGTTGTAATGGGAGTTATAGCTGGAATAATCTATCTTGTATACAAGTATAAGGCCAGAAATCAAATTTAA